The DNA region ATGGTGTCATCATCCATCAACCAGAGAAAATCGACGTCGCCCGGCACGCTCCTCCGGATGCCCTCGTTGAATCCTCCAGCGCCGCCACAGTTGGTCGGCAGCCGGTAATAGTGGAATGGAACGGGCTCGGTACGACCGGTGGCGGGGAGCGCGCCCTGCAGCGATTGGACACCTTCTGCCTGGGACTCGGGGATCTGGGGCAGAATTCCCTGCTCATGTAGCGCTGTCGGCGTGCCGTCGGTGCAATGATTGTCGATCAGGACGACTTTGGCGAGGGGGAGCGACTGGCTGGCGACGGCCTGCAGACACTCCCGCAGTAAGGTTCGCCGGTTATGCGTCACGATGATCGCGGCGATTCGGGGTGTGTCCATCATCCGAGCGCCCTCCGGAAAACCGATGACAGAGGAGAACGGTATCGGGTCGGCTGCTTGCTCACGATACACTCTCCCTGTACAGGGCGGCGTAATCGGCGGCTTGGCGCTCCTGGGTGAAGTGGGCCAGGATCGTCCGGCGGCATTCCTGACGCATCTCGATCAGGCGCATCGGTGAACCGAGCAGAGTGGCCAAGCCGCGGGCGAGCGCTTCGGTTTCCCGGTGCTCGACGATGAAACCGGTTTTCATGTGCCGGACGAGATCCGGCAGACCGCCCGTCCGGAAGCAAAGGACCGGCGCGCCACAGGCCAGACTTTCCATGGCCGTGTTCGGCAGGTTGTCCTGGGTGCTGGGGATGACCATCAGATTGGACGCCGAATAGACCAGGGCCAAACGGCCCGGTTCCGTTACCAGACCCAGATCAAGAGTAAGGGGGTCGCTTTTTAAAGGACAGAAGTACTCACCCCGGCCGATGATCACCGGCCGGCAGTCAATCCCGTCTTTTTTGAGTGTGGAAATGGCGTCGGCAAAAAAGCGATATCCTTTTCGCGGATCGTTCAGGTTGTACGCGATGAAAAGGACGAGCGGCAGTCCGTCCATCGGCAGGTTGAGTTGCCGTCGTGCCTCCAAGGGATCGGTGGGGTGAAAGACCGCCGTGTCGATGCCGTAGGGAATGCAGAGGACTTTCCGTCCTTCAAACAACGGGCTGCGTGAGGCGATTCCGGCGAGCCATCGGGAAGGGGCGACGACCGTCAATCGTGGATGCCGGTAAAGGCGCCGTTTAAGCCGAAAAAGGGGGGCCGTTGTGTCCAGCAGCAG from Acidobacteriota bacterium includes:
- a CDS encoding glycosyltransferase; its protein translation is MTQQLKSRTNPAQPTGVDPMVLHLSTSDLGHGAGIAAFRIHQGLQSVSYPSRMMVNEKLSDDPFILTVASKPTDQWARLRRDFRHLVESGLNFSAFQNMYSATGRALRGHRLFREAPLIHLHNIHAHVRNIFSVRLFQHLRDRPVIWTLHDMWPLTGHCFYSFECERWLTGCGRCPHKDVYIRLLLDTTAPLFRLKRRLYRHPRLTVVAPSRWLAGIASRSPLFEGRKVLCIPYGIDTAVFHPTDPLEARRQLNLPMDGLPLVLFIAYNLNDPRKGYRFFADAISTLKKDGIDCRPVIIGRGEYFCPLKSDPLTLDLGLVTEPGRLALVYSASNLMVIPSTQDNLPNTAMESLACGAPVLCFRTGGLPDLVRHMKTGFIVEHRETEALARGLATLLGSPMRLIEMRQECRRTILAHFTQERQAADYAALYRESVS